The following proteins are encoded in a genomic region of Paenibacillus sp. FSL R7-0273:
- a CDS encoding YwiC-like family protein → MRKYIPNQHGAWAMLILPFLFGVASSAGKAIHIPLFICWLLIYLFSFPLLQGVKTGKFQRYAKPLKLYGLLLIPFVAYLVIAEPELIWFVLPLLPLFAVNLYFAKTKNERALVNDISAIIAFSLIIYPVFYVGQGESWRTATELFLLSALYFTGTALYVKTIIRERNNVRYYYVSVAYHLLVAAAGLLLFPSLFVPLLVLLLRAAILPKTGITAKRTGITEIGFSAMLYAAVLVFYF, encoded by the coding sequence ATGAGGAAGTATATCCCTAACCAGCACGGAGCCTGGGCCATGCTGATCCTTCCTTTTCTGTTTGGAGTTGCATCATCTGCAGGAAAAGCCATACATATTCCGTTGTTCATCTGCTGGCTGCTGATTTATCTGTTCAGCTTCCCGCTGCTGCAGGGGGTCAAGACCGGTAAATTCCAGCGTTATGCCAAGCCGCTCAAGCTGTACGGGCTTCTGCTGATCCCGTTTGTTGCCTATCTGGTTATCGCCGAGCCTGAGCTGATCTGGTTTGTACTCCCGCTGCTGCCGCTCTTTGCGGTCAATCTCTATTTTGCCAAAACAAAAAATGAACGCGCCCTCGTTAACGACATCTCAGCGATCATAGCCTTTTCCCTGATCATTTATCCGGTCTTCTATGTCGGTCAGGGAGAGAGCTGGCGGACCGCCACAGAGCTGTTCCTCTTGTCCGCCCTATACTTCACCGGCACTGCCTTGTATGTTAAAACAATCATCCGGGAACGGAACAATGTCCGCTATTATTATGTATCCGTTGCTTATCATCTGCTGGTTGCAGCGGCAGGCCTGCTGCTGTTCCCCTCGCTGTTTGTGCCTCTGCTTGTTCTGCTGCTCCGGGCTGCCATTCTGCCGAAGACAGGGATTACAGCCAAACGTACCGGGATAACCGAGATTGGTTTTTCGGCCATGCTGTACGCAGCCGTGCTGGTTTTTTATTTCTAG
- the ilvB gene encoding biosynthetic-type acetolactate synthase large subunit gives MNGAQLLIQMLIEKDVETIFGYPGGAVLPLYDALYDCDRIQHVLVRHEQAAVHAADGYARATGLTGVALVTSGPGATNAVTGIATAFMDSVPLIVFTGQVSTELIGLDSFQEVDIYGMTMPITKHNYIVREIADLPRIIHEAFYVAATGRPGPVLIDLPKNVMNAEVPDSCYTAETMNLPYIRGYQPDHSILQADVRLAAEELSSAQRPLILIGGGCMTDNTPALIKAFAEQYHLPVASTLMGLGAFPSGHPLHLGMVGMHGSVAANRALQSADVVLCLGVRFSDRVTGNRKAFSPDSYKIQVDIDTSELNKNIQIDLAITGSCGEMLERLTGNVHTADRQEWERQIQDWRSRSAKVKRKKEQKLAPQEVIACLQNASDGDAIIATDVGQHQIWTATHYQFSRPRSFLTSGGLGTMGYGLPAAIGAAVAYPDRPVICITGDGSIQMNMQEMMTAVDLNLNVKIAIFKNGYLGMVRQWQQLFLGKRYSSVRISSPDFVALAKSFGAHGFSARSLDEAEQMIDLALHTEGLVIMEFDITEETNVYPIVPPGSSNQDMIVE, from the coding sequence ATGAACGGAGCCCAGCTGCTGATTCAGATGCTGATCGAAAAAGATGTGGAGACGATATTCGGATACCCGGGCGGAGCCGTACTGCCCTTGTATGATGCGTTATATGATTGTGACAGGATACAGCATGTTCTGGTCCGGCACGAGCAGGCGGCTGTACATGCCGCAGATGGTTATGCCCGGGCCACAGGACTCACTGGTGTTGCGCTGGTTACAAGCGGGCCGGGGGCCACTAATGCCGTGACCGGTATTGCTACGGCGTTCATGGATTCTGTTCCGCTGATTGTCTTTACCGGGCAGGTGTCAACAGAGCTTATCGGCCTGGACAGCTTTCAGGAAGTGGATATTTACGGGATGACGATGCCGATCACCAAACATAATTATATTGTAAGGGAAATCGCAGATCTGCCGAGGATTATACATGAAGCCTTTTATGTAGCGGCAACAGGACGGCCCGGCCCGGTTCTGATTGACCTGCCCAAGAATGTGATGAATGCGGAGGTGCCGGACAGCTGTTATACTGCGGAAACGATGAACCTGCCTTATATCCGCGGTTATCAGCCGGACCATTCCATTCTTCAGGCTGATGTCCGGCTGGCGGCGGAGGAGCTAAGCAGCGCACAGCGTCCGCTTATTCTCATCGGCGGGGGCTGCATGACTGATAATACGCCTGCGCTAATCAAGGCGTTTGCCGAGCAGTACCATTTGCCTGTAGCCAGTACCCTGATGGGTCTCGGCGCCTTTCCGTCAGGGCATCCGCTGCATCTGGGCATGGTCGGGATGCACGGCAGTGTAGCTGCGAACCGCGCCTTGCAGAGCGCTGATGTGGTGCTGTGCCTCGGCGTCCGGTTCAGTGACCGTGTCACCGGCAACCGCAAGGCCTTTTCACCGGATTCCTACAAAATCCAGGTGGATATCGATACCTCCGAGCTGAACAAGAACATTCAGATCGACCTTGCCATTACCGGCTCCTGTGGTGAAATGCTGGAACGGCTGACGGGTAATGTACATACAGCAGACAGGCAGGAATGGGAGCGGCAGATTCAGGACTGGCGCAGCCGTTCGGCAAAAGTGAAACGCAAGAAGGAGCAGAAGCTGGCCCCGCAGGAAGTGATCGCCTGCCTGCAGAATGCCTCTGACGGAGATGCCATTATCGCTACAGATGTAGGCCAGCATCAGATATGGACTGCAACCCATTATCAATTTTCCCGGCCGCGTTCGTTCCTGACCTCCGGCGGGCTGGGCACAATGGGGTATGGCCTGCCGGCTGCCATCGGTGCTGCGGTTGCTTATCCGGACCGTCCGGTGATCTGTATCACCGGAGACGGAAGCATTCAGATGAATATGCAGGAAATGATGACCGCTGTTGATCTGAATCTGAATGTCAAAATCGCCATCTTCAAAAACGGCTATCTCGGCATGGTGAGACAGTGGCAGCAGCTGTTCCTCGGCAAGCGCTACTCCTCGGTACGGATCAGCTCACCGGACTTCGTTGCCCTTGCCAAGTCGTTCGGGGCTCATGGCTTCAGTGCGCGTTCACTGGATGAGGCTGAGCAGATGATCGATCTCGCGCTTCATACGGAAGGCCTTGTGATTATGGAATTCGATATAACCGAGGAGACGAATGTGTATCCGATCGTACCGCCGGGCTCAAGCAATCAGGATATGATTGTGGAATAG
- the moaA gene encoding GTP 3',8-cyclase MoaA encodes MRTLPVQDQLRRPIRDLRISVTDRCNFRCSYCMPKELFGDDYAFLPAGELLTFDEISRLTNLFISLGVTKIRLTGGEPLLRRELPVLVEGLRAMDGVKDMGLTTNGVLLGQQAEPLYAAGLRRLNVSLDALDPELFGQMNGRGLKSGVILKNIEHAVNTGFEVKVNMVVQRGVNESQIEPMARYFKEKQITLRFIEFMDVGNDNGWSFKKVVTKKEILERLQSSFEMEALGHSYFGEVAERYRYKDSGAEVGFITSVSESFCSSCTRARLSSDGKFYTCLFASTGLDLRAMLRSGADDYSLLKAIRTVWEQRSDRYSDERTEQTARSRTKIGMSYIGG; translated from the coding sequence ATGAGAACATTACCCGTACAGGATCAATTGCGCCGTCCGATCCGCGATCTGCGGATTTCCGTAACAGACCGGTGCAATTTCAGGTGCTCCTACTGCATGCCCAAAGAGCTGTTCGGCGATGATTATGCGTTTCTACCGGCCGGTGAGCTGCTGACCTTTGATGAAATCAGCCGGCTGACCAACCTGTTCATCTCCCTGGGTGTGACCAAAATCCGCCTGACCGGCGGCGAACCGCTCCTGCGGCGTGAGCTGCCTGTACTCGTTGAAGGGCTGCGTGCTATGGACGGGGTGAAGGATATGGGTCTAACCACTAACGGAGTATTGCTGGGCCAGCAGGCAGAGCCGTTATATGCTGCAGGACTGCGCAGGCTTAATGTCAGCCTCGATGCACTGGATCCTGAACTGTTCGGGCAAATGAACGGGCGGGGGTTGAAATCCGGCGTTATTCTGAAGAACATCGAGCATGCGGTAAATACCGGGTTCGAGGTTAAGGTGAATATGGTAGTGCAGCGGGGTGTCAATGAATCGCAGATTGAACCGATGGCCCGTTATTTCAAGGAAAAGCAGATTACCCTGCGCTTCATTGAATTCATGGATGTCGGCAATGACAACGGCTGGAGCTTCAAGAAGGTGGTCACCAAAAAGGAAATACTGGAGCGCCTCCAAAGCAGCTTTGAAATGGAGGCGCTTGGACATAGTTACTTCGGTGAAGTTGCTGAACGTTACCGTTACAAGGACAGCGGGGCAGAGGTCGGCTTTATTACTTCTGTCTCAGAATCATTCTGCTCTTCCTGTACGCGGGCCAGATTGTCTTCCGACGGGAAATTCTACACCTGTCTGTTCGCTTCCACCGGTCTGGACCTTAGAGCTATGCTCCGCAGCGGAGCAGATGACTACAGCCTGCTGAAGGCGATCCGGACGGTGTGGGAGCAGCGGAGCGACCGTTACTCCGATGAACGGACAGAGCAGACTGCCCGCAGCCGGACGAAGATCGGCATGTCCTATATCGGAGGCTAG